The sequence below is a genomic window from Sorangiineae bacterium MSr12523.
TAAATGAAAAACTCGAGATCGGGAAACGCGCTCCGCGAATACTGCACGCGCGCACGATACGTGTCGCGATCGAGCGATTTCCCTTCCCATGGATCGCCGGGATCCGAATGAAGGGTGTAACGAGGCGCGACGAGCCCATCTATGGCATCGTAGTTACCCCGATTCCACACGAGCTCGTAAAGCTCGGAAATAATGACTTCGGCGCGGGTCTTCCGCTGGTTGCGTTCGCTCATCGTAGCCGTCTCCTCCGGTTTTGGCCGCTACCCGCTCCTTCGGCCCGAGGACTCTGCGATGCTTGCGATGACTGCGCATTCCGCGAAGACGATCCGTGACGAGCAGGGTGAAATCTTCTTTCCGGCGGGGAGGGCGCCCCTGCAGCACCCATTCATCAACATAGCATCGGGCATCGGTCCCGCCAACCCTGCGTCCTCGATCGACTCGTCGTCATGCAACGAATCGAGTTACATGGCGAGGCCGCAACGTGCTCAATCGTCGATGCGGTACGAATCTCCGTAGACCTTCCAAGCGAGCGGCGGGTGAAGGTCGAGATTCCCGTTCTTGAGAAACACGCGTTGCTCCGTGTCCACGCGGCTCGTGTCACTGTGTTCGGGCTCTGCCTTCATGGCTTTGACACGCGCGTCGAGGAAGGCATTGAGATAGGCAACTTCGTTACCGCCTTGTGCGGGAGTTTTCGCTTTCTTCATCGCATTCTTGCGAATCGACGGAAAACTCAGCGAATCGCCGCCATTGCCATGCATCACAATCGCGTCATAATACATGAATTGCCCAAGTGCTCCGAGACCATCTTGCTTGCCCCGCGACACGGCCGGGTTGAAGTAGACGCGGTCGCGCTCGTTGTCCTGAGCGCGCTTGAACACGGGGTCCTTGCCCGCCGTGGCCCAGTCCTTGGGATAATTCGGCTTCAGGCCCTCGAGTGACTTGGTGCCGTTTACCTTGCGCAGGGCGGGAAGATACTTTTCGAGAATGTTTCCTGGCTTGAGGGACTTGTAGCGCTCCACCAAATCCAGCATGTCCCCGGTTCCCGAGCAAAATCCGATGATGCCGCCGGTGTATCCGCGATCATCGACGACTTCGATGTATCCGTACTGCGATTTCCAGTCGAGCGTGGAGTTTTCCGCACTGGCGACGATCTGCATCGCGATGTCTTTTTTGTGCGGCTCGGACAGATCGCCGCCCGATGCGAGCACCGCGCTGGATACTTCTTCGACCGCTGCTTCGTCCTCCGGCTCGACCTGGGCGCAGGCCGTCACCATCGCACACGCGGTGAGTACTCCGGCAAGCACCGTGCAATGGCGCGCCCACTCGAGGATGGACCTTCGTCGGGATGCATGCTGCACCAACTGGGTATGCATGAGTTTGTCCCTCATTAATTAGGAAAGTTTCCTAACTAATACCGACACCGACCATCCTGTCAACGAGGTTCCCAATTCCGGTGGCATTGCTGCGTTGCGCCAACATCGATGAATGGGAAAATCAAAGCATTTTATCGTGGTGCGATAGCAGACTACGAAGGTGCCATTCAGTGGCACGGCGTGGCTCACGGCCAGTGCATCGGTTCGAGCTGCGCGCCGACCACGCGGCTCACGTCGAGGTGTTCGCGCGCAATGACCGCTTCGAGCTCGGCTTTGCGGCTCGGTGTGGGCACGGTGCCGAGCGCACTGGCCGTCCACAAAAGGTGCGCGGCGGGAAACCACACCAGGACCACCCGCTCTCCGAGCGACGTGCGCATGGGCACGAGCTCCATGCGGCCCGTGCCCTGGCCGAGGCTCGTGCGCGCGGCCACCGAACGAAGTGTGGGCGCCCGACCCGAGCGCGCGAGGGCATCGGGGGCAAGTGTGTGCGGTTGCGCGAGCAGCGACTCGACGAAGTTGCGATTCGCATCGAGCACGTGCACCGGCACGCCTCGAGCCACTGCGTCACGTACGCCGGAAAGCTGCGGCACGACGGCATCCGTGAGCACCAGCGCGGAAGGCATTGTGCCGAAACGACGCCGGGCCTCGTCCATCGTGCGGCCGAAGTACACATCCGAAATGGGCGCATCCACGAGAATGGCGCCATTGGGCTGGGCGACCAGCAACGAATTCCAGCGCGCCGCCGCGAACCAAATGCCCGGCGCGATTTCCATCACCGGCTTTTCACCCGGCGCCGGCGTGTCGCCTGGTCCGCGTGCCTCGGCGCGGAAGGTTGCGCGTACATGATCCGGAATCGCAAACCCTCCGGGCGGGGCCACGTCGCGCTCGACCGCCGTGAGCGTGGTCGAGTGGTACGGAATTCCCGCGCGTGTCAAATCCGTTTGCGCTGGGTACCAATAGCCTCCAGGCTGGAGCAGCCATTGCTGGAAGTGCAACCGGTCGCGCACATCGCCGCGTACTCGCCAGAAATGGTCCGTGGGCATCGAGTGCACGAGCTCGGCCTCCGTGATGCGCCAGGTGCGCGCATCGATCCAGATGCGAGCCGGCTGCCGATTCCACTGGAATGACACCACGTACTGCGGATGGCCACCAAGGAACTCGCCGGGTTCGCGGCGCAGATCCGGCGCATCCAGCGCGGCCAGCAAAAGCCGATCAGGCAAATGGGAGAGCCGCTCTTCCGCATCGGCCACGTGCACTGGGCTGCCGGGTCGCGTCTTGCCGCCGACGGTGAGCATCGCGGTCTGGCCCGCAACGGTGATCTCCCAGGGAAACCGAGCCGCGGGGCTACCCGGCGCCGAGTACCACGTCGTCGACTTTTCGCGCCACGCGGGCAGCGCGAAATCGAACCACGATTCGCCCTCTTCGTAGGTTACATCCCACGGTGCCTCGGGCCGCTCGGAGCCCTCGACGAGGCTCCAATGCCCGAGGAACTTCATGTGCACCCCGTGAACCGCGCGCACGCGAGCCTCCCCACCGAACGCATTGAGCGCACCGGCGACGATGGCCCGGGGCTTCGGTTCTTCGGCGTGCCCGGTCAGGGCCAGGGAAAAACACGAAATGCTCAGAAGGATGAACGGCTGCCACCGATGCGGGAACACGCGTCCTTAGTGGCAGCCGCATGGTCATCCAACCAGGAACATGCAGCCAACGGTGCCCACCGTGCAGCGACGGCACCGTTGGCGCGACGAAAGGTCAAATTCGCGCTTGGCGGCAACTTGGACAGCTGAGATGCTCTAGGGGGAACCTGCGATGTACTATCCCGACTTGGACACGTGCTCACAAATCGATCGAGGCCCGCACGTGCGTGCGGTGGGGTGGTTGGATGCGTCCCATCGATTCGTGACCGGAGACGTAGCTCCCACGCTCGTCGCCAAGATTCAATCTTATGCGCAGCGATGGGGCGAAAGTTCTCTAGCCTTGGGTTGGGGAGCAGCGGCCGGATTTCACGTGTGCAACCTTTGCCACCAATTTCGGTCCGGTGGAAATTTCGGCGTTCCGTCGAGCGGGATTCTATACGTGTGTCCCGAGATGGTCGGGCACTATGTGTCGTTCCATCGTTACCTGCCACCAAGCGAATTCTTGGAAGCCATCTCGACCGCACCGCTCCCCGGTACTACCGAGTACGAGCTCGCGGTCAAGGCATGGTCGCGACTTCGCTAGGCCGCGTTGGCTATTTGCTGCAATAGAAGCCGACATAGCCGACTTGTTTGCATTGCCCTCGTGTGCACTGGGTGAGGAGCGAAGGGTCCTTTTCGCATTCCGAGGTGGACTTGCTGCAGCAATTTTCGGCCATGCATTGGCCCGCTCCTTTGCCGCCGGTATAGACGCATGCGAGATCGGCGCTGCATGGGGCGTCCGTTCCCGAGCAGTATCCTTGCGCGTTCTCGGGAGCATCGGGACAGACGCACGAATCACCAAACTGCTTCTTGCCAGTGTTCCCACCCGGTGGCGGCGTGGCTTTCGGACACGCAGCGTCGAGACTGTCGATGTTCGCAAGCTCGGAGCAAGGCTTGGCCTGCAAGCATTCGAGCTGGCTCGCCGTGGCCGACTCACACAGGGAAGGGCACACTTGTTTTGCCTGCGCGTCCGTGGCTCCACAAGTGGCTGCCTTCGATTCGCACTTGGGCTCGCACTCCGCCTTCGACACCGGGCGATCGTTGGTGCCGGGGCCGCCCGAATTGTTGTCGGAATCGCTGGAGCAACCACCGATAGAGAAGAACACGATGGACAACGGAACAACGAGAGCCGCCAAGAAAGGGACATTCAATCGACGCATGGATGAATCCTTGGTTTACGTTTTGGCGCTATCTTCAAAAGCGCCGTCAAGGTCCACGGCGATTAGCACCGAACGTATCAACATCGAAGAGTCCGCGTGGTTCGTCATGATTCCGTGCGAATACTCGTTCTTGCGCCGCAAAAATAGGGCACGCGCAAACCGAAAGGCGCCATCCGTTGCACGATCCGTTCGAACGAGTGAACAATCGTTCCGCCGGCCCCGTGAATTCCCATCGTCGTGGCCATCACGCGATCCCGTTCATGGTTCTGCGCTCGAGCGCGCCAAGGCCCGAGCCTCCTGACTCGAGCTTTCCCGAAAGCGGGTCGATTCCATCGTGGGCGTTGCCGGTATCGCTGGCCTCTCCGAAGGCCTCTCGAACGTCCATGTCGTTGTCGCTCCCGGCTGCATTTCCGTGCGTCCCAGGCTGAGAAGAACGCCACCGAGCACGGTGAACGCAGTCCCAATGCCGAGGGCCACGAAGCCACCTGCGGGGTTTGGCTCCGCGTGTGTCCCGTCCGATCGTTGCCCGCCCGCAAACACGGGAATGCTGATCGCCGCGGTGGTGAGCCCGATGATCAACGATGTGTACCCGCCCAATTTGAGCCACGGATGCGGGACCTCCCTACCGACGGCGTGCTTCAAAACGAGGGGTTTCGCTTGGAGATCGATTGTCTCCGCGCTGGTGCGCGAATCGTCGGTGGCCGATGTGAAGATGAATTCGTGTCGGCCGCGTGGCAAATCCACGACGCACGGTGTGGTGCAGACGGGCTGCGTGAGGATGCTCATCGTATCCGCCGAGAGAAAGCCTCCAGGCGTACGCGCAACACCTGTGATCTCCACCACATTGGCCCGCATACCTGGCGTATCGAGAACGATCCGACCCCTGTCTTCTCCCGGCGGCCGCTCCGGGTAGCGCTCGATCACGGGTGGCGACCGATCCGGGTATGCAGGCGGCGGGACATCGCGCCTTCCGCAGCCGGTGGTGAGAACGCTCGCAAGGGGGATAAGGGCAAATGTGGCTCGAGCAACTCTCCGCAAGTGGGAAGACGGCATCGGGGGCTCCTTCGCTGTCTTCCTGTTCGGCCGCAATCCAGGGCGGTTGCTCAAAATCGACGCGTGACTCCTTCGACAACGGTCGCGCCTTTGCTAGCGTCCATCTGCTGACACGATGCCCTACCGCGATCCTCATCGGCCGTTGCCGGCATGCTCCGCGTGTTCCGCCAAGGTGCCGTCCAGCGATCTCCTTTTCTCGGATGACGGATCGCTCGTTTGCGGCCGATGCCGCGCCATCGAAGATGGGCGAAAACAGATCCGGCGCGCCTACGATCCCACCTTCGAAGAACCGCCGAACCTGTACGAGGAGAGCCCTGGCAACGAAGGGGCACGGATGCTCGAGCGCGCGTATGCCGAGCTGGCGAAGGCTACGGCCACGCCTCCGCCACTCGTTCGCGGTTTGGTTCCATGCGTCAACTGCCAGCGCAGCGTGCATCGTTCCGAAATCGCGCTGAACGCCCGGCAAGAGCCCGTCTGCAGGCAATGCCGCTGGAAAGGCAAAAAAGGAACACCCGAATCGTAATTCGGGTGCCCGCCGCGAACTCAGACGAACGTCGCGATGGATTCCAGCGGTTGCCGATGGATATCGGGCACGGTGGCGCCGTCTTGCGGGTACCCAACGACGAGGAGCAGAAAGGGGCGCTCGTGGGAGGGGCGGCCGAGGAGGCTATTGAGAAAGTTCATCGGGCTCGGGGTATGGGTCAAACTGGCCAGGCCGGCGTTGTGGATGGCGGCGATGAGAAGGCCGGTCGCGATGCCCACCGATTCTTGGACATAGTAGTGCTTCACCTTCGAGCCGTCGTCGTTCAAACCGTAGGAGCGTGCGAAGATCGCAATGAGCCACGGTGCGATCTCGAGGAACGGCTTGTGTTCATTCGTGCCGAGCGGTGCGAGCGCATCGAGCCAAGCTTGCGGCGCGCGGCCTTGGTAAAAGGTCTGCTCTTCTTTTTCCGCGGCCTCTCGGATCGTCGTCTTCATCGCCGCGTCTTGCACCGCCACGAAATGCCACGGCTGTTGGTTCGCACCGCTCGGGGCCGTGCCCGCCGCGCGAAGGCAATCTTCGACGATGCTGCGCGGAACCGCGCGATTCGAAAAGTCGCGCACCGTGCGACGGCGCTGCATTTCTTGCGCGAAGGTTGCCGCGCGCAAACGCATTTCGTCGAGGGGGTACTCACGATATGTGGACAGCGGGAGGAACGCCTGGCTCGTCATGCTTCGCATTGTGCTTCTGCGCGAAACCGCCTGCAATCGGGCACGGCTGCGAATTGCATCGTGGTGTTGGAGTGCCCTCGAAGCGTGCGGAAGCGGTACCGTTCATTCGAACGATGCGCATCATGTATGCACTGCTCCTCCGAGTGAAGCCATGCCGCACTACGGAGGGAGCACTCCGATCGTCCGCAGCCATGTCTCCGCGAGCTGAGGCCACTCCGTGATGGGATGTTCGGTGCGGCGCAACCCGAATGCGTGCCCGCCATGGGCGAACAGGTGGAGCTCGACGGGTACTTCCGCGTTTTTCAGTGCGGTGTAGTAAACGAGGGAGTGATTGACGCTGTCGACGGGATCGTCCTCCGCCTGCACCAGGAACGTGGGCGGTGTGTCGCGCGAGATGCGCGTCGCGATATCCGGGGTCAAATCGAGATTCTCTTCCGTCCACAAATGGCCTGGATACAGCGCGATGGCGAAGTCTGGGCGGCAGCTCTCACGATCGGCCACGTCGATCGAACCATACGCGCGCTGCGTGAAATGCGTACTCGTCGCCGCGACGAGGTGCCCGCCAGCGGAGAAGCCGAGTACTCCAATCTTGTGCGGATCGATATGCCATTCTTTGGCGCGAGCTCGCACGAGGCTGATGGTTCTCTGCGCGTCCTCGAGTGCGAGCGGCGCTTTCGGCGTTATGTGGCATTGACAGCTCGCGTCCCCATACGGCCCTGAATACGGGACTCGGTATTTCAGGAGCACACACGTGATTCCTCTGGACGTCAGCCAATCGCAGACCTCCGTTCCCTCCAGGTCGACCGCCAGTGCCTTGTAGCCGCCGCCAGGGAACACGATGACCGCGGTACCTGTATTTTTGCCGCGCGGCGGATAGACCGTCATCGTCGGCCGCGCGACATTCGTCACCTCCGTCCACGGACGCCCCGCAACGAGTGGATCCGTCTCCGTGCTGGTGGCATTTTCCGGCCCGGGAATCGGCTGCGCGTCGGGCGCAGCGCCGGGCCAGATCGGCACGTGCACGGGCCCTTTCGAATGCGCGCCGCCGCACCCAAGCAGTGCACACATGGCGACGAGCCAGAGAAGCTTCAACGAACCGATCCCACAAGCCGGCAGTTCCATTCGCTGGAACCGTATGCTAAAAATTTAGCATACGCAATGGGTGCGGTGACTGTGAATCTGACGCATCACATGTGACGGGGTCTTCACGGAGCCTGCGCGGTCGAAGCGGATTCCAACGAGACGTCGAGCTTGCGCTCCCGATCGGCGGTATCGAGCGTGACGTCCATCTTCCTCGTCGCAAATCCGGTGCGTTCGAACACGATGTGCGCAGGGACTCTGCGGTCGACGTATCGGCTGCCAAGAATCCCTTTGCCGAGGGATTGGCTCTCACGTTTGATGCAAAGGTGGAATTCGCCACCGACGTCGGTGCTCGTTTCGACGTTTGCTTCGCCTTCGAGCGCGGCGCGCACACTGACCCGCTCCAGGGGATGCCCGAACGGCCCGGTCGAGGATACGTTCCCCCTGAAACATATGGTCTGTGACTCGCGGGCTACACTTCGACGTTGTTCCTCTTCTGCCGGCTGTCCGGGCCGCTGGGACGTCGATGCGCCCAATCGCTGCGAGTCGTAGGGGCTCATGGCAGAGGAAACGGCCACCGCGGCCGCCTCCGTGCGGGACGCGCAGCCCGTTGCGGCGAGAGCCCAAAGGAGACATGTCACGAGGGTAGGTCGCGCGACGAGCGATGCGGCGTATCCCGGGTTCTGCATGACACGGGCGCAGTGCAATCCCGATGCCGGGCGGTTCGATCGTCCGGTCACGTCATGCCACGACGGGGTCGAACCATTCGAGGTACCAAATCAAATATACATATCGATATGGTCCGACAGCCCGAAGCGGGCCCGATCGCAGAGGGCGCACTTGGCTAGTGCCGAGTGAACCGGTACGCACGAAAGGAAGACCGCTTCCGAAAAGCCTGATCCAGGGGGCGCGTTCCGAACATTGAAACCTTCGAGCCTCGGCGGGCAGTTGGTCCGTCGAGACACGGAGGGTCGTATGAAAATGGATTATCGGTGGGCTTGGATTGCAGCATGCGCGGTCGCGTGCGCGGCATGTGGTGGTGACGATTCGTCCAAAGGAGACAGCATACGCGACCAGCTTGCGCGCAGCAAAGGTCTCAGGCTGGGGGAAGTAAGTATTTCGAACAAGAATACCACGAATGGCTCTTCCCATGGCGCGAGTGCGAACTTCTATGGTGGCACGTCGTTGCCGGTCCAACCCCAATGCGACGTCACCGTGGAGGGTAATTGCTCCATCTCGCGCTGCCGGCCATTCACCGAATCGGATTTTCCGACTCCCCCGGAGATCATCCGGGCCAGCGCAGGCAATATCGAGATCCGTCGTTCCAACAGTGACCGAGTTTTGACATTGTCTCCCGGCCGTGAGGGATTCGAATCTTCCGGTTCGATTTGGTCGGGGGGCGAGGACTTCTTCATCAAAGCCGCTGGCGATCCCGATGGAGTTCCTGGGTTCGAAACGACATTGAAAGCGCCTTCGATGATCACGGTGAGCGTGGCAGGCCAAACGAGCGGCAAGGACGTACGCATTCCTCGTTCGAAAGATCTCGAGGTTCAGTGGGAGCGCGAAGGCGAGCCCTCCGGCGTCGTGAAACTCATTCTGACGCAAAAGGATGATTCGAGTCACATCGCATGCACGTACCCGGTGGAGGGTGGCTCGGGAAAGGTGCCCGCGAGCGCGCTGAGTGCTTTTCCGGCCGGCAACGGCGGATTGTATTTCGAGCTCGTCGAAGAGAAGAATCTCGGCATCGCAGAGGGATGGAAGGTGCGCGTCGCGCTTTCTGCGAAACCCGCCGGCCTCGGTCCCGACGGCATCGCGGGTGGGAATGTGATCCTCGAGTGACGTTGGCCGGGCGGCCTCGAACCGGTTTTCGAGCCGCCCTGGCTTTCTGCTATTCACGTGGGCGGTGGTGGGACTTCCCCAAGTGCGGGCCGCCGGCACGAGTACCAGTCGTCACTGGTCTCCTGACATTGGCCCTCTGGCCGTGCTCCCTCACGTTCGGGTTTGTCATCGTTGTCACCAGCGCATTTCTGCAATTGGCAACGTATCTCCCGGCCCGGTGCGCGATACGCATTCATCGCATGGCCGCGGGGCGTCACGTAATGAGTGAAGGGCGCGAGAAGCACAGCCCCTCAAGACCGCTTGACCGTCGGTCCAGGAGCCACTATCCATTCGTTAGGAAAGTTTCCTAACTAATGCGCCGCGTCGTGGCGCGGAGGGGAAGTGACATGAACTCTGGACCCCATCGGTCTCGCCGAAGCAGGCTGTTCTCCATTTCGATTCTCGGCGCCGGCGTTGCCGTCGCATTCGCGATGCCGCCCGCAGTTCGCGCCCAGTCGCGAGCCGCGGACGTGCTGCTCTCGCAGGGAAAACGCGTCATCGTGTCGAGCTCCGAGAGTACGGAGTTCGGCGGTCCCAAGGCCTTGGACGGAAATTCGTCGACGCGGTGGGCAAGCGAGGAGGGGCCCAATCCTCAGTGGATTCGCGTCGATTTCGGTGAACGCGCGGCCATTCACCGCGTGAAGCTCTCTTGGGAAGCTGCGTACGCAAAGAAGTACCGGCTCGAGATATCCGACAATGGCTGGCAATGGACCACCGTGCGAACCATCACCAATGGCGATGGGAATACCGATGATCTCACGGGATTCACCGAGCGTGCTCGGTATTTGCGCCTCGTCGCCACGGAGCGCGGCACTGCGTATGGCTATTCGCTTTGGGAGCTGCAGGCCTATGGCGTTCCGGATTCCGTGGGTGATACGGAAGCCCCCAGCGCGCCCGCCGCCCTGAACTCGGCTGGGGTGACCACCTCCGGCGTCGAGCTGCGTTGGAATGCATCGACCGACAACATCAACGTGACAGGATATGACGTGCTGCGGAACGGCGCCGTGGTAGCCACCACACAAAGTTCCCCATACACCGATAGCGGTCTGTCGCCCGCAACGAGCTACACCTATACGGTGCGTGCCCGCGATGCTGCGGGGAACCTTTCGGCGTCGAGCTCCGCTCTCACGGTGAGCACACGAACCGGCCCGGATGCCCATCCATTCGTCATCGCCGGGGCAGGGGACATCGCCGACCAATGCACGGCCGCGGACCCCAATTGCATTCACCCGAAGACGGCGGCACTCGTGAGTGCGATAGCTCCGGCGGTCGTCATCACCATGGGTGACAATCAATACGACGATGCGCACCTGTCGGACTTTCAGAATTACTTCGACAAGACCTGGGGCAAGTTCAAAAGCATCATGCATCCAGTGCCGGGCAACCACGAAACGTATGACAACACCGCGTACGCCGGTTACAAATCGTACTTCGGACAGATCGCCACGCCGAAGGGCAAGCTGTATTATAGCTGGGACATGGGGAATTGGCATTTCCTTGCCCTCGATTCCAACGACTTCGTGCCCAAGGAATTCGCGGATGTTGCGGCCGACCCGGCGCAGCTTGCGTGGGTCAAGAGCGATCTTGCCGCAACGACGAAGCCGTGTATCGCCGTGTATTATCATCATCCGCGATTCAGCTCCGGCGATCACGGCGACAACTTGGGGCTCGCCTCCCTCTGGTCGACGTTGGTCAGCAACAAAGTCGATCTCGTCCTGAACGGACACGATCACCATTATGAGCGATTCGTGCCGCAGGACGCGTCAGGTAATGCGAGTTCGCTCGGGCCCGTGGAGGTCCTCAGTGGCAACGGCGGCATGACTCCTTATGACATCAGCGCCGCACACTCGACGACCGCGAAGCTCATCTCCGACTTCGGCGTGATCAAGTTGCACCTGACCGACTCGACATTCGCGACGCAACTCGTTGGGGTCGATGGAATGGTGCTCGATAGCAGCCCTATTTACACATGCCATTAGCCCGCCAATCCAGCGGGCCGTCTTCTCGTTCCCTGTAAAGGATCGCGGTGGAACCCATCTCGGGTTCCACCGTTCCGTGCGGGGCCGGACCATTGTGGTAGCATGCCGCGCATGACGCCCGACATGTGTCGTACCTTTGCTCGTTACAACCGATGGATGAATGACAAGGTCTATGCGACCGCCGCACGCCTGACGGACGAGGAGCGGAAACGTGACCGCGGGGCATTCTTCGGATCCATTCACAAAACGTTGAATCACATCCTCGTTGCCGACCGCATTTGGCTCGGCCGGCTCGCCGGACGTGTGCCCGAGCCGGGAGATATCGGCGTGGATGGCATCAAGGCGCTCGATCAGGAGATCGCGTCCGACTTCGACGAGCTGCGCCGCGAGCGAGAGCGAACCGACGGCACCATCGACGTCTGGGCCGAGGCGCTGACCGCCGAGACACTCGCCGGGACATTGTCGATCGTCCGCAAAGGCAAGGTCATGCCCGCCGTGCCCGTATGGTGGGCGGCCATGCAGCTCTTCAACCATCAAACGCATCACCGTGGTCAGGTCACGACCTTGCTCTTCCAGGCCGGCCAGGACCCGGGCTCGACCGATTTGTTCGCCATGCTCATGCAGGAAGCGGCGATCTCGTTGGCCTGAGTTCGGCCTAGCACGAATCGCTGCACGGGCTCGAGTGCGAGGGAGCGAGATGACCATGCCGGTAAGCGTTCTGATGCCATGGCTCGATATCGATCTTCCCGACGGCATGCATGCCCATCTTTACGATGGTGACGGACCGCCGCCGGAGCACCTGGAGGAAATCGAATTCTATGTCATGCCGTACGATCGCGGCCCCAACCCGGCCAGGCTGCTCGACCGGATGTCCAGGCTGAAGGTCGTGCAGTCGCTCTCGGCAGGGGTCGAGTCGTTGCTGCCATGGCTGCCACCCGGCGTGCGATTGGCGAATGGCCGTGGTCTGCACGACTTGAGTGTCGCGGAGCACTCGCTTGCCCTGATTCACGCTTCGCAGCGGGATTTGCCACGCTGGTTCGCGCAGCAGGCGACCGGCTCGTGGGCGAGGGCCCATACGCGTTCGCTCGCCGACAGCCGTGTGCTCTTGATTGGATATGGGGCCATCGGGAAGGCCATTGAACGCCAGCTCGTTGCCGCCGAAGCCCTGGTGACACGCGTCGCGCGCACGGCGCGGCCGGCCGAGGACGTGCACGGTATCGCCGAGTTGCCGGCGCTGCTGCCCCAGGCCGACATCGTGGTGCTGATTGTGCCCGACACGGCCAGCACCCGCGGTTTGCTCGGCGCCGCGCAATTGGCGGCGTTGCCGGATGGGGCGCTGGTCGTCAACGTAGGGCGCGGTAGGGCCATCGACACGAGCGCACTGCTCGCGGAGACGCGGGCAGGGCGTTTGCGCGCTGCGCTCGACGTCGTCGATCCGGAGCCGCTTCCCGCGGACCATCCGCTGTGGAGGGTCCCCGGCGTGATCATCACGCCACACATCGCCGGCGGATCGGCTTCGTTCCATCCGCGCGCGAGGAGGTTGGTCGCCGAGCAACTTCGCCGTTTCGCCGCAGGCGAGCCGTTGCTCAACGTGGTCGTCTAGCGCATATTTGTCTAGCACCGAACATACGGGGGCGCCGTGCATATCGCCTTATGGCTTTTATTCACCCGACGAGCGCACCGATCGAGAGCTGCTAGGCAGAGGTATCGCTGAAAAGACATTGTCGGGATCGAACCTGGCTTTCAACTCGAGCAACCTTTGCCCATTCGGACCGAACGCTGACCCGATTTGATCCCGCGCATCGTGATGAAGTAGATTGGCATAACCGCCGGGTAATGCCCAATTCGACAGCTTGGACGATAAATCCTGGGCCCAGCGACGATGGTTCGCTCCGTCGAGATGCGCGGGTTCCCAAATGCCATAAATCAGCGCGGTAAAGTGGGGTTGGCGCATGCCAAATGCCGTGTCTTCCGGCGCGACCCTCGTCCCAGCACCGTGGAAATGGTGCAGGATGATGGCTGAATAAGGGGAAGTGCGGTCATCGTAGGCCGCAATCAGCGTGGAGACGATGTTTGGTGACAGGTCGGTCAGCCATCGCGTGGCAAGTTCGTAGCCGCGTCCGGACACCAGCTTACCGTCGGTGAGCGACAGGAGATCCGATGCTGGCATGGGCCCGACTTTGCTGACCATCGGCGTGCCGAAGCTTTCGATTTCGCGCACAATCTGCCGCCCACGCTCCAGATCGCCGCTCCAGAGAGGACTGACCAGGACGACCGGGGCACCGCCCGGTCCAAGCGAAAGAATCGCGCCCGCCGCGAGTTCGTCCGGCGCCGCCTGCATCAACGTGGAAAACCGCTCCAACACGGCGGATGCCTCGCCCCATGGGAACATGATCATCCCAGACAGGACCTGTTCTACCCGATG
It includes:
- a CDS encoding FAD-binding oxidoreductase; protein product: MTESFNQRTQASSALSTAQLAAIEDQLSGSGCVVHVPGSEGFARATQLWNGTIERKPALVAACSNSHAVRAALLAARTAGLPVSVRNGGRDWVGRALRDGGLVLDLTPMRECSVNVQGLEATVAAGVTVADLNAAVGRHGLAAVIGNEGTVSMTGLLSGGGYGPLTTRFGLAADNLLSAELVLADGSITSCDATHNRDLFWAVQGGGGNFGVITSMRLRLHRVEQVLSGMIMFPWGEASAVLERFSTLMQAAPDELAAGAILSLGPGGAPVVLVSPLWSGDLERGRQIVREIESFGTPMVSKVGPMPASDLLSLTDGKLVSGRGYELATRWLTDLSPNIVSTLIAAYDDRTSPYSAIILHHFHGAGTRVAPEDTAFGMRQPHFTALIYGIWEPAHLDGANHRRWAQDLSSKLSNWALPGGYANLLHHDARDQIGSAFGPNGQRLLELKARFDPDNVFSAIPLPSSSRSVRSSGE